The window ATACCCCCCATACCCATTTAGCACTAATAGGTCtgcatcagaggaggtcggacatgcatgcacgaatcactacaagttcagtgcatttggcctggatgttatcacgtgaccgcaatgacatcaatgcactgaacttgtagtgattcgtgcacgcatgtcggacctcctctagGTGTGCAtgtcctgtacatgtacttgacaCTGCTACCCACTCTATTGTACATGTCACCATTAGCACTACCgtgtagcgggtaattttcgtaggtgcaaatttttgtatgaactaccaatttaaatatttcgtattttaaatattcataCAGCTCAGGACATTGAACCTATTGCAGTAGAATATcatttttgtatgatgctctacaatacgaaatatctgaaaaatttccaccatacaaaaataacccgctatacggtgtaTGTAAGGTATACCTTATAGTAGTTGTAGCTACCTGaatttatttatttttgtcGTTTCTGTGGCTATCTATTACACAATATTTCCTCCCTGCAGACAAGACGATCAAGCTCTGGAAGATCTCCGAGCGCTGCCGCAGATACTCCAACCTAAACACACTCACCGATGACGGTCAAATACGCAAGGACAGGAAGGTGACAGAGCTCAAGGTCCCCGTCAAGAACATGGATGACGTCTCCATTGAGGCCATGCCTCGAAGGATATTCTCGAATGGGCACACTTATCATATCAACTCGATCTCTGTCAACAGTGACGACTGTACGTATCTATCAGCCGATGACTTGAGAGTCAACCTGTGGGACTTGGAGAGAACGGATCAGAGCTTCAGTATCCTAcctttgtgtgtggtgtgggtgtggtttgtgtACTCAATTTGATGCGTTCTATAGCTACAAGAGGGTGGGGGGGGGCTCCATTTAGTGCATTTAGATTGTACCTTTTTTCGATCTAACGTCTACTAGCTGTTAGTCTGTTTTGAGCTTTATCCTGTGGGGTCTGTTGTGGGTGTTTCATGGGTCGTGTAGTTGTGGTAGCTATGTGTAGGCACTGTCTCAATTTGCACTCTCTTTGTACTAATTTGTGGTAACAGGCTCCGTGTATGTCTAGGTATGCCTGACTAGCTATGCCTCGTTGACTATGAATTAGGTATATTTGTCCAGCTCGTTAACCGATGAACTCCTCTTATGGCGTACAAATGAAAATTCAATTTTCcctgaagtacatgtatacacacatgcgGTGTTCCTTAACTGAGCCCCAGACATTGTAGATATAAAGCCGGCCAACATGGAGGAGCTGACTGAGGTCATCACGTCCTCCTCCTTCCACCCCATCAAGTGCAACGAGTTTGTCTACAGCAGCAGCAAGGGAAGCATCAGATTATGTGACATGAGGGAGAAAGCACTCTGTGACAATCACGCCAAGTGTGAGTTTAGCCTGGAGATGGGGAGATCTGCTTTGAATCTGCTCACTACATGTATCTGGTTACTATCTAAGAGCAGCTTTTCATTGGTATAATTTATGTCCCAGCTAAGCAGTTGcttgtagctatatatatacttataaTACATTGGTACTCATAGATAGCCATGTATGCATTGCTTACTATCTAGGAGTACTTTTcatttggtataattatgcccccTTACACATGCCTAGTAAAACACTtatttgtatgtgtgtgtttacagTACACTTGCCTGTATCACGGCTCTCAATCCATTTCCTAGTATTTGAGGAGCCTGAGGATCCAAGCAGCCGATCATTCTTCTCTGAGATCATTGCCTCGATTTCTGACGTCAAGTTCAGCCACAGTGGACGCTACGTTCTGTCCAGGGACTACCTCACTGTCAAGGTACCCCATCTCATATCATGCAATCACTTGTGAGGCTTATTTTGTaatgctgtataattattgtatacatcACATTAGTGTCAGGTAATAGGTTCCCAGATGATCGATTAGCAGAGTACATAGTGGAGTGCATATACAGTCACTAGTACTTACGCTCATTAAGGGCTTATTAAGGCAAGtccatatatggcatgtttACATGTTGTTCCTGTGTGGTTTGACCCTGTGGCCTTGGCCTTAGTCCAGCTGGGTTGATGGGCTGATGATAGTTGTAGTGAACTACAAATTAGGACTAATGACTGCTTTGTATTTCTTTGTATTTCGTGTGAATACAATTTTAGGTGGTCTGAAATGTAGTTAGTGACTTTGGCACTAAATCCCTTTGTGTTACAGATAGAGAGATTCTACTgtactgcatacatgtagtgtactgGTCATGTGTAAGTGTTTGTTTAGCCTTGTACTCCCTCATAGCTAAAATGGATTCCTGCAATTCCTAATGCAGCACACTTGCTTATAATCGTAGAGAGGGCTGCATACACATACTGGCCTTTACTTGTCTGCCCCTCTTCAGGTATGGGATGTGAACATGGAGTCCAAGCCAGTAGAGACCTACCCTGTGCACGACTACCTGAGAGGTAGGTTGTGTGCTCTCTACGAGAACGACAGCATCTTTGACCGGTTCAGATGTGGTTGGAACGGAGACGACACGTATCCTCAttaatactgtacacacataacaAATGGTAGCCATACAGACCCCGTACTATCTCTATGCATACAGACCCCGTACATCCCCTTCTATACTATCTCTATGCCAATCAGTGTCACTATGCCAATTAATTGTGTTATCAGCTTTCCCCATAGCCTATTAATGTTGATCCTCattcacgtacatgtacattcgcATGATTCATGTTTGAGAAGTTAGCATAGCTCTGTAATGAGTGCATTGTTGTTGTGCCCAAAGCCTAAAGCCTGTATTTCCCTTGACTCTTGTGTATAGGAAACTCATCACTGGAACGTACAACAACTTCTTCCGAATCTTTGACCGGAAATCCAAAACAGACTACTGTTATGAGGCATCGCGGGACATGTCTACCCTCGGGCAAATCCTCCGCCACAAAAAAGTCACTCAGACAACAACGAGGAAAAGAAAAGATGATGTCGGAGTAGATAGCTTGGACTTTAATAGGAAGATTCTCCACGCTGCCTGGCACCCTAGGGACAATATTTTAGCAATTGCAGCCACCAATAATTTGTACCTCTTTCACGAACAGCAACCATGACACATGTAGTTAGGTCTTTTCTTTTTGAAGAGTGATTAATTTATACAgagctaaaattaattgtctttTAGTATTAGCCAAGTGTAACATGAAATTTTTGTCCAACTTACTAGTCTACAGCTCTTTATTATATCTTTTGTTACTTTGGCTGAAGTTTTAAGTGTACGTGTGCATCTTTTCTCACGTGTACATGTCCATAGTTACTGTACTATTGTAAGATCATCTTCACACACTTTTGTGTAGTTTAATTTACCTGAAATCTGACAGATTTTTTATGCCTTCTTTGGTGGAAGACATTTTTGAGAAAATCACCTtagtattaattataattatacccccTGTGTTTTAGAAGATGGCATCTATCATTGTTTtgtgtcacataattatagtgtcttgTTATTTATTATAAAAAATGGATTTAATATTTGAGACATTTAATATCACAATAAAATTTTCCTACCATTATAGGACAAAAATATTGCATGGTCATGATGATAACATAAAATACATGACGTGGTAATTTCGTTGTTGCCATGCACGAGATGAATGTGGTAGATCTATAACAACATACATACATGATTATTCTAAAAGATATACAGTCTATATATAGTCCATAGCTAAAATAAGATTGGGAAGGCATTAACAGTTAAATTCAGATATCAATTGATCTTCTGTGCATAATGTTTCCTAACTCGGCACTTGTCAAACTGTTGGCACGAGGGCGTTTGGGACGAACAGGTGGAGGGTTAGGCTTGTCAGAGCTCTTACTTTCCTCTGCTTCTTCAATTCTTTGATGCTGGCGGGCTAGTATGTTGGCTAAGACAGGGTCATAGTCTTTGGAACTACTTGCCCGGCGAAGTACAGCATCTTGGTAGGCATGACCATCGCTAAAAATCCCAACATTTCGTCCCACCCTTCCTCGGTTCTTTCTGTACAACACCTCGTGGGTGTCAGCCTTCACAATCTCCGGTGCGTTGGGTTGTGTGGGACTTCCGCTAACCGATCTGCTAGCGAATGGTTTTGGAGTGTGGACTGGCGTGCTTGGAGAGAGGGGGACATCGACTCCTTTTCGCAATGCCAATACTTGCTGCTCTAAAGAATCAATGCGCTTTTGACAAGCCCGTATCAGGGATTCTTTAGCTATTACATCTTGTTTCTTAGCAGCTATCTCCCTGTCCTTGGCTTTGATCAATGCTTCTTTGGCTCTGTTGCCACTTTCATGTGCTCGAATTCTAGCCTCCTTCCCCTGTAGTGCCTGCTTGTACGAATCGACCTCAAGAATTTGTGCTTGTAAGCACTCGTCTTTAGCGGTTAGATCATTTCTCAAGGGTTCCATCTGCTGTTTGAGTGCTTCAATTTCCACCTCTTTGCCTTGAATAGTGCGGTTGAGGCTATCAACAGTTTCCTTGCTCAGTGTAAGCTTCTCAAGAGCATGGTGCATATCAAGTATATTCTCAAACTCTGGTTGAATGGGAGCAATTATCTTTTCAATTTCTCGAACAAGGGACAAAGACGTTGGTCTCAACATCGGACTATCATCAAGACATTTGATTGCTAGTTCCTTGAAACTTTGATGACTGTCACCAGCTGGAGAGCCAATATACTTCTTTCTTCTTTGGACTTCACTAAGTTCTACATCTTCGTCACTTTTTTTAGCTTCAAGTTGAGGAATTTGTTGAAGTAGGACGTGAATGATTAGGTCGCCAAAACAGAAGATGTCACCACCGGTTGCAGGAGCTTCTTCTGGAGGTTGGTAAGCAGCATCGTCTGAGTTTGGTACTTCAGCTCCAAAGCGTACTGGGTCAGAAATCTTTGCTTGTAAGGAGGCTGTGAGCATCACATTTCTTGCATTGAGGCTACCATGTACTATTGGTGATGGTCTGGAGTGTAAATAGTGAAGCCCTTTGGAGATGCCAGAAAGAATGCAATACTTGTCATGCTTTGAAATGGAGGGATATTTTTGCAGACAGTTTTGGAGATTGAATGGGAAGTACTCGAAAATCAGAGCTGGTGGTGTTCCATCTTTGTGCAGTTGTGCTCCCAACAGCTGCACTAAGTTGGGATGACGAATTTTGCTCAGCTGCAGACAACCGTCGATGAACTGCTTGCGAAATTCATTCTTGGCAAATAAAAACGTTTGGATGGTCTTGCTCACACACTTGGTTCCATTTAGTTTCACTATTGAGCTACTCTGGGAGTACGATCCAATGCTATTTTCCAGTTTTTCTGTTGATGGTTCCAGAGAAGAGGTAGAAATAATCAGATCTCCAAGAGAGTTGGTCCATTCTTCCACAACAGTGACTGTAGATGGTGCTGGTTCAGCAGTAGAGGCCATAGCTTGCTCTTGCTTTTAACAAAGAACTTTGAGCCGAGTATGTTTTGGCTTGTTTCTAGTTCTGTAATCTGCTTGTACATGGAATGTTGTGGGcttaatgtgtgtgtacattccAAACTCAATAAACCGTTGAGATCACCCACACAAACATGCAACCTCTAATTTCCTAATATTTGATGACAACAGTTGCTAAGTAGTCTCATATAAATCACAAGTCAGACACAAGAACACAAACATCACATGGCGAGTGTAATCATATACTCTTGGAACTTTTACTAGGAGATAAATTGTTCAGTTTGCTAGCCAAAAAGTCCATTAACGCTGGCAACATACTTCTCCTTGATCTACGACTAGAGCCATCTGTAGAAATAGAATAAAACAGTGAATAAAGACATGCTTGCAGTtttactggagtttgcagaatctttaaaacacaccagtaaaagcgtTGAGCGTTAcacgttccttatatggaataattatgtgtgtacactgtggtctgtttttaCTACAAgcattgtctataattataaggaaccacagtgctcaacacttttttattcatgtgttgcaaagattctgcaaactccaacATTGTCAGAGCTATTAAATGGCTTTTTATTACGTGATGCATGATCAATCAACAGTGAAGAGAGTAGGAAGTGGAAGGTAatgacatgtacgtacagaCTAGAAACTATCGCCTAAAAATTAACAAGTGGAGAAAAATATATAGAGTGCATGACTCCTGCTAGTATGTAGTAGCTCCACCAAGAAAACCAAATGGTCTGACTCCTCCACACACGATAGTATCTATTGTACTCACCGGGAGAGCCCACTGACACAGGAAGCACCATGTCATTAGCAGAGAGAGATATGAAGAAACTGAATGGAACCATCCACAGGCACAGGAAGAAAAAGGCAAGTACCTGTGAAATGAAAAAATCATCTTGACACAATCACAACAGGCTTAGAGGTACAATCTGTGGATGTCAAATACAGGCTCAGTAGGTTGTATGATCGCTGCTCAATTACATGAGTGTCAATGTGATTCCTTTCAATTGGGACCAAATCCACCCAGtatgccccacccccccccccacactgaCTACTCTATATTTTCCATCACTTACCTCTTGAAAGATGTGCCAATGGTCGGCAAAGTATTGAAATGCCAAGATGTGTGCAACGATCAGAAGTACTGCAAGGAAGACAATAGCATTTttcacacagtcacacacacaccattatACTTTTGCAGAAACCCTTATAAAACAGAAACCTCATAAAACAACTGGGCCTTGGCAACCACACCTCTCCCCCACACCTCATTATCgcacatgtgtacagtgataCCACTACCATACATGCACTCACATGTCCCTCCTACAAAGCCGGGGGAGAGTAGGGAGATGACGGGGAAGGTGGTGAGGAGGGAGCCATAGAGAAGGTGAGTGAGGAGACCAACAACGACTAGTCCCCAGGGGAAGCCATCAAACACCAACAGTCCAATGTAGAGCACAATGACAAACTGAGGGAGGGTGGGGTAGTGTGTTTAGAATAGTGAAGTGTGCATATAGACAATACGATTATACAGACTATACATTTATAGTctataccaagggcgtataaagagaagagggcatgcaactacaatctatcgtATTATAAATGGGCGGGGGCGTATGTCTAAAAATTGTAAAGAAtttattgcacgtgcactttatactctattccctagtgggcggttggctaaatatagcatatcctgctgactcatcaataatatgacgcacacacagtatacattgtgagttgcatgccctcttctcttcatacgcccttatCTTATACTAAATAACAGGAGTGCATGTAGTCTATGTGCAAGTGATAAAATCGGGAGCTTACCACAAGTAGGTATGTAATGATCTTCTTTGCAACTATAGAGTATTCTTCAATTATTTCAGCCAGATAATACAGACCTGCAGCTGTGAATGGGGTGACACATGTAGTTGTTGGGCATGGGCAGCTTATAAAGTACACAGTCTAGAGCTAGAATGATGCACAGAGATTAATGGCTAGTACACCTTACCTAAGGAGAAGACTACAAACACAACTTGAGCAAGAAGAGCTGCCCAACTTATCAGCCACAGGAACATCTTCTTTATTTAATATTTCAATATAACGCTTTTTGACGTTAATTAGGAAAACAACCTTCAATTCTTTATAGCCTTCATTAGTCACATGTGAAACTACACAGTCATGCGCACTAGAATACACAGTAATAGAGGAGATCATAGCATCTATGGTACATGGTGGAGGTATCATTTATGTATATAGTAGAGGACACATGTGATGTCACTACTTGTACTCCTCATAGTATGATCTACGGTAGAGGACAGTACTCCTCATTATGGTAGAGGACATTACTCCATAGCATGACCTATGGTAGATGATCTATGGTAGAGAACTCTACTCCTCAGAGCATGTCATAGCATGATCTATGGTATGGTAGAGGACACCACTCCATAGCATGACCTATGGTAGAAGACAGTATTTCTCATAGCAAGCATGATCTATCTGCTAAAAGTAGAGTATATAAAAGTTGATAGGCAGATAGCTAGTACACGTACAATAAAATAGACAAGAGTTCCAAGATGAGATTCTATAACCCTCTTATGATCATTCTGATTGTGCTAGCTACAGAAGCTGCATCACTCAAATTTTCATCCGTTATCTCTTCAATTACTGAAAAGAG of the Halichondria panicea chromosome 2, odHalPani1.1, whole genome shotgun sequence genome contains:
- the LOC135331695 gene encoding putative mitogen-activated protein kinase kinase kinase 7-like — its product is MASTAEPAPSTVTVVEEWTNSLGDLIISTSSLEPSTEKLENSIGSYSQSSSIVKLNGTKCVSKTIQTFLFAKNEFRKQFIDGCLQLSKIRHPNLVQLLGAQLHKDGTPPALIFEYFPFNLQNCLQKYPSISKHDKYCILSGISKGLHYLHSRPSPIVHGSLNARNVMLTASLQAKISDPVRFGAEVPNSDDAAYQPPEEAPATGGDIFCFGDLIIHVLLQQIPQLEAKKSDEDVELSEVQRRKKYIGSPAGDSHQSFKELAIKCLDDSPMLRPTSLSLVREIEKIIAPIQPEFENILDMHHALEKLTLSKETVDSLNRTIQGKEVEIEALKQQMEPLRNDLTAKDECLQAQILEVDSYKQALQGKEARIRAHESGNRAKEALIKAKDREIAAKKQDVIAKESLIRACQKRIDSLEQQVLALRKGVDVPLSPSTPVHTPKPFASRSVSGSPTQPNAPEIVKADTHEVLYRKNRGRVGRNVGIFSDGHAYQDAVLRRASSSKDYDPVLANILARQHQRIEEAEESKSSDKPNPPPVRPKRPRANSLTSAELGNIMHRRSIDI
- the LOC135331706 gene encoding protein TEX261-like, translating into MFLWLISWAALLAQVVFVVFSLAAGLYYLAEIIEEYSIVAKKIITYLLVFVIVLYIGLLVFDGFPWGLVVVGLLTHLLYGSLLTTFPVISLLSPGFVGGTLLLIVAHILAFQYFADHWHIFQEVLAFFFLCLWMVPFSFFISLSANDMVLPVSVGSPDGSSRRSRRSMLPALMDFLASKLNNLSPSKSSKSI
- the LOC135331699 gene encoding serine/threonine-protein phosphatase 2A 55 kDa regulatory subunit B alpha isoform-like, which gives rise to MSETAGGGEGEVPWCFSQVKGTIEDEVADADIISTVEFNHDGEFLATGDKGGRVVIFQRDGTKMRGVKPMVTSPPVFRCDYNVYSTFQSHEPEFDYLKSLEIEEKINQICWVKQSGSSLFLITTNDKTIKLWKISERCRRYSNLNTLTDDGQIRKDRKVTELKVPVKNMDDVSIEAMPRRIFSNGHTYHINSISVNSDDCTYLSADDLRVNLWDLERTDQSFNIVDIKPANMEELTEVITSSSFHPIKCNEFVYSSSKGSIRLCDMREKALCDNHAKLFEEPEDPSSRSFFSEIIASISDVKFSHSGRYVLSRDYLTVKVWDVNMESKPVETYPVHDYLRGRLCALYENDSIFDRFRCGWNGDDTKLITGTYNNFFRIFDRKSKTDYCYEASRDMSTLGQILRHKKVTQTTTRKRKDDVGVDSLDFNRKILHAAWHPRDNILAIAATNNLYLFHEQQP